ACATGAAGGAGGCGGTGTCCTCCGGCCTCGGCAAGAGATAAAAACGAGTCAAagaagaaatatatttttcaagaACGTAAGAatagatactccctctgtttcatttTACTAGTAGGTTATTTTTTCTGAATAGCAGATGTCGTAGAACCAAATTACCAGCGCCTCGTGCGACTGGGACTCTGTATCCGACTTCTTTAAAAAGATGATaggtttaaatttaaacacaTGCGTGTGGCTTTGAAATGGAAAAGAAATAGTGACATTGACGAGGTGGTTACAAACTACAAGGTCCttgggaaaaagaaaataagaatgTTATGTATCCGCGTCAATCTATTGACCAGGTTTGTAGATAATTTCGTCAAACTATAGGCCAGCGGTCGAACGGAAAGAAAATTTAGCATTATGAAATTGCAAACTGGTACTACTATGATTGCCATGTCACTGAAAGCAACCGTCAGGTTTGCAGCCATGCTGGATAAACACGGAACAATGGCGTGGATAATAGGAAATTGAACACCAATATAATTGCGTGGCCATTTGACTTGCCTATTAAAAACACACTCCTCagtttgaaaaataataatcatatATGAACCTGCAATATCGTATATAGAGAAAGGAAAGGAGTGCCAAGTCATGCCAGACTGACCCACCGTCTATGTTTTTGCCCGTGCACACAAATGAACTTATAATTGGAAATAAGGAATAAATTTTTTAGTCCATTCAGACGTAGCTTTAAGCACCCAGGTACAAATGACAAGGCCACCGGCGTCCGGCGGGATATCTTCCCAAATGAACCACGCACAGCACTTCTGATCCGTGTAATTTCTGccgtcttcatcatcatcaggcGCGGCTAGTTAATGCCAGCGGTGCGTATCTGACAAGGTCTCGACCGAACATTAtctgatgctgctgctcttctctTGATGGATATCTGTTCCAGTTTGAAAGCAAACGACGCCATTCGCCATGAATGACAAAGCTTCCGATCACTCCGTGCAACTACtaccgctgctgctgcatcgaGAACTTGCTTCCAGACGGAAGATCGAGACAGACAGCGGTCGGTGTTTTAATAAGCGCTACTCTCTGGTTAATTTCGATGTTCGTATCTCTGAATCTTTTGTCTGTCTCCGTACAGCACTCCATCCACACGACGATTGCAGCACTTGATCAGCCGAGGCGATGGAGTCATACGAGCCGCATGTCCTACCTGTGCCTTTGGCACCACAACTGCACCCATGGCATGCATTCCCGTTTCTATTCGCGCTACTCCTATGAATCATTCATCTCGATCTCTAAAATAAGAACAGAACACGCTTtgatttgctttgctttgcagCTGCCTGCGTGCCGCGCGAGATGGAATCTCTGGAGATGACGCCGATGGGCGAATATATATGGACCGTGTCTACTAGGATGAGTACTGCTAGACAGTCTTGCTCCCAAATAATTATGCTCCTCGTTCCTGGCAAAGAGAAGATGCGCTTCTTCCTTTTCATTCCATTCTTTCTTTGGGCTGCAAATTGCAGAGCCGGTGACGAGTCGTTCTCGCTTCGCAGCCTGGTCCGGCTTTCGGACGAGAGCGCGTGTGCGCCGTGCTTGCGTTGGCATCGAATGGCCGTGCGCATTGGATTCCAGATGGCCAAGTGGGAGGAGCTGTGCCCGTGTGCCGTACCGGCGAGGAGTAAATTTACTCTTGAACCACTCAACATCGTGGAAGGAACACGGAGAGGTGCCGTCCGGAGAAGGAACAGAGTAAGCAGCGTGTTGGACAGGGCCGGGTGTTTGTGAGTGCAGAAAATAGAAAGCAACACTGCTTCTTTTTTAAAAGAGAGCGAGCATTTCGGTGATAAGACAAGCTTGGAACCAAGAAACTGCCGACGAGCGACGACAGCGGGGAACACGCAGACGCAACAAGAAGCCTCGACTCAACTAAGTAGTACAAAAGCAGGAGGCTTAGGAAAAGAAAgatctattttttaaattcAGATGCAGGGAAAAAGGAGGAAAACATGGGGAGCAGTGTACCGGGGGactcgagaacttgtcgacggaGACGGCTGCGACGTCGATGCCTTGGCTCCAAGTCGcgcataaataaataaataaaaccaacgaaataaataaagaaaacagaaaacgaGAGAAGATCTCACGTCGCACATCATCTTGTGATCCGGGCTCCCATCCACGGGGAATGACGTGGACGTGCACGACGACGCCTTCTATCCTCCTCCACCCGCGAACCAAACGATAAGCAACGGCTCTCCGTAGTCACACcgcacactgacatgtggggaaCACGTGTGAGCAGGGCCCAGTTTCAGTGGTTTCGAGTCAACAGGGGTGTGTGGCGATCCCACGTGCACCTCGTCCTCTACTACGAGGGCCACCACCTCGAAATGACGAGAATACCCCCCTCACCCGTAGCGTGGCGTACGACCCGCTGCCCGTTTCCTTGTTTAATGCGCCCGCGAAAGGTGCCTCCCTCCTTCCCTGCGTCCGGTTCACGTGGACCTCGCCTGATTCCTCCCTTGTTTGGCTACTCCACCGACTACGAGTAGTACCACGAATCGCCATTACCACCACCAGTAGTAGTATTAAACTGCTGCCCATTAATCTAGTCTTGTTGTGGttcactcctcctcctcaacctCTCAGCATAATTAGCGGTACTAATTAAAGCCACGCCACGTCGTCGTCGCGTCATGGGCTCGTGCAAGCTGTCGTAGCATATGGACGGCCCGACAAGGCCATGTTGCAGAATAGATTAACAACTGTACGGGCAGCGACCGTGCGTGGAGAGGCAGAGGCAGGACGACGGATGAACCTGGCCAGGCCCCCGTTGCCGGGCCGAAACCCCCAGGCGCCTCGTCGCCAAGCTCCGGAATGGCCACTCGGACAGCAGGCGGCACGTGTGGGCCCGTTCGGGGGCCACATGGcaggagcatgcatgcatgcatgcaggtgggGCTCCCCGGCCTCTGCGTGGCGTGGTACATCTGCCGCCACTACTACCTCGCGTCCCTGGTTTTGGCGCGCgtgatccatccatccgtTCACAGGATGCCGCGGCGCGAGACGAGAATGGGTGGGCCGACACGTGGTGACAAAAGAGAAGGCCCAGATCGGCTCGTGGCTCGCCGTGAGACCCGGCTCGTTGGTTCCTTTTGCCCTGCGGATCGATCCGGAGAGCTGCTACAGGGGAACACGTCACGTCCAAGTTGCCCGAAACGCGCCGCATCCGGGCGGGAACAAACGGTCGACAGCGATCTCTTTTCCCTGGACTTTTGCAGGATCGCGTTTGGATCCCTAGCTAGGCTTGCGTGCCCGCGTTCGATCAATCCGGTTGCTTTGATTCGTTTCTTCCATGGTGTGAAGATTCCATATGTATATTCTGGGTCCTAGACTTGACTTACGCAGTATCTGTATCTATCAACGTAAATGGATTTGCACCGCGCCACACGGGAAAGCGATCGGTTGCGGTGTGCACAGGTGATACGTCATACGTGTGGTTGACCTGGCATAGCAAACAAGCCACCGCGATCGATAAACCGTGGCTGCTTACCTACGGGGAAAGGAAGCCAAACCGGAATTTGGACTAGTTTTTTCTAGAACAAAATGGTTAAAGCGCACTCTTCAAAGAACGACTCGGTTTGGTCATCAAAAGGCATAAATCTCGATAGACTGGTTAAGGCTCTAGGACGTGCTTGATAAGTCAATACAATGAACCTCTAGTTTCTCAAAAAGTCTCgacggaaaagaaaatcaagcaTTTTTCTCAGGTCAGTCAAGGGATCCCGGGTTGCGGTCGATTCGATCAGTACTAACCTCTGACCGTACTTGGTGCCGCACAGCTGGGGTTAGACCCTAATTAATCCAAGTTTAATTACTTGCATTTGGTTGGATGTCTCCACAAACAAGTCACTAGCAAAAGCTGTCTGCTTCTCCTCCTACTTTCTCCGGACAAAGGGAAAGAAAGCCGCcgaggaagaaaaataaataaagatgAAACTGTGTCTTGACGTGGTGGCGGCACAAAGCGACTTGGAATCCGCAATGCTATACCGAGTCCATGCATGTTTGGTTGCCAGTCCGCTGACGACGTCCTTGCAAAGGCCCGAACACGCATTGACGTGCAAAACAATGTCCAGAAGATTAGTCTCGATGCCTTTACGCGACCAGATAAAGTAGGAGTGCTCTTTTTTAAAACGAACATGGACGCACAATTCCGGCACCTAGTAGAAATGCCTTGTTCTAAACCAGGTCAGAAAGTTTGCAGCCTTACGTGGTGTCTGAAAGAGTACTAATATATGTGTCTGCTGTTGTAATCGCGGAGCTGGCATGGCTAAGTGTGAATCACCAAGCCTGCCGTTGAAATGTCCAACCGCAAAGATTAAACGGTAAAAACAACATCAAACGGCTAATTGTGAATTCACAAGGAGACACGAGAGCCGGCTGGCTAACCCAGCCACCGGCCCACAGCTAGCCGAGCTTACCAGCCTGTATTGGAGAAAGATCACTATCGGCTCGGCTGAGCTCGGCTCGCGGACTCCAAACGCTTGCAGGCCCGGGCGTGAAGCGCAGCGGATAGCGGACTTTAGAATCGAATTTATTTCGGGGAAATAAATGGAAATCGCGGAAAAAGGCAACATGCCCGTGACGGATGGCCCCAGAGCCCGGAACTCCACGCTCCTTTGCTTTTACGCTTATGCCCCTCATCAAAAGCGACCCCTCTATCTTGTGAATCCCCGGAATAAATCTGTTTCGAAAAAGAAGGCGTGGTACGCAGGTCTATTCGTTCGTGGTGGCCCTTTAATGTTTGCGTCCAGGGCCCTGGGGTTGTTCGGTTTTCCGCGGATGCTTGCAACGGTTGGAGTCACATGCTTGGTGCTTTTCTTGGGAGCGTGGCTCTACCGAATAAGAGGTTGTTGGGTttggctctctctctcccatccAACATCCAAGTTCTTCCCAAGCAGCTGTGGCCCATCGTACTACGTACGGGGTGTCGAATCGGCTATGGAGAAAATTTATTGGATGATGGTTGACGGAACAAGGAAAAACAAGATATGCGTTTTTAGTTAGGTGTTATACGCAGCTGATGCCGTGGTGAGCACAAAGCGAACTGTTCTTTCGCTTTTTAGGCATTGGGTCGATGCGTATTGTACGCTGAAGCTTTGTTACCTATAAAAACTTATCGGGTGGGCTTTTATTGATCACAATGAAAATCATTATCAGAGTTTATTACTTGCAATAAAAATCAGAGTTTATTAAGAGTTGTACTTTATACGCAATTGATGCTGTGGCGAGCACAAAAGCGTACTGTTCTTTCGCTTTTTAGGTATTTGGTTGATGTGTATTGTACGTCGACGCTTTGTTACCTAGAAAAACTTATCGGTTAGGCTTTTATTGATCACGATGAAAATCATAGAATCAGAGTTTATTAGCTGCAAAAAAGTAAGAATTTATTAAGAGTTGTACTTTTCACGCGACCGTATGGCCCCGCCTTACCTCTTTTTAGTTCCCACCGATATGATTTCTTCTATTTTCATTGTCGCTCCGACTTTAGCATCTCACTATCATCACATTgccttctttcttttgcgACGTTTGTCTTTGTCATCTTAATCAAACGACAGTGTCTAAATTCGAAGGGTCTGGCTGATTACCATCTTGTTCATGATTATAACACCATTCCCTTTTGTTCTTCCACTTATGCTCTTTTTTCCAATGCGATACATGGATCAGTGGCTGATCCATTGTAAAGGCTATATGGAGTTAAAATTTCACCATGAATGGTCTTTGTTACTCATCCAATTTAGCAGTATCACCGAGGCTACTCTCAATTTTTCTCCCTAGCTCCATCGTCGAGTCGAATACCAAAACAAACACGCGTCCAATAATCGCATCCCTTCCTCACAAAGGGGCTGTGCCTTTTTCTTTAGATGGAGCAAGCTTCCATTAAGACATGGACGTAGCTAAATCACTGGCCAAACTAAACATATTCGAAATCCCGAGCACATGTACTAAGACATGGGTAGATCTTGACTCTGCACCATGCTACTATTTTTTAGTAGAATAAGAGATAAAAGAATAATACGGAGTAAATAAAACTAAAGAACGGAGAGTCAAACACTCACTTATTGGGCAATTCAATCCCGAACACGAATAAATTAGCTGTATTCTGCTATTATTTATTCTACTAAAAAACGGAGAGTCAAGCACTGACTTATTGGGCAATTCCCGAACCCCACGATAAAATAGAGCCAGATCCCAAAAAGACTCCCCTCCCGTCCTAAATCTAAAACCAGGCACGTTCAaaaggccaccaccaccaccactaaCCAAAACCCACCCATCCATTCATCCAGATAACAGATAGATTAGCCTTCTTTTCCTCGCAAATCCGGTGGCTGGCGCCCTCTAGAAATATCAGCAAGTCAAGTTTAGCCCGTGGCCGTTCAAACACGCGGCCTGATCCACCCGAACCCAACGACAAATCGCCCCATGCCCCACACCACACGCGCGCTTGCCAGACGCGACGCACATCGCCACGCTCGCTTACCGGCCAGTCTTCCAGATGGCACGACGCTCCCCACGCTCTCCCCCGAATAC
The Brachypodium distachyon strain Bd21 chromosome 2, Brachypodium_distachyon_v3.0, whole genome shotgun sequence genome window above contains:
- the LOC104582484 gene encoding uncharacterized protein LOC104582484 isoform X1; its protein translation is MTKLPITPCNYYRCCCIENLLPDGRSRQTAHSIHTTIAALDQPRRWSHTSRMSYLCLWHHNCTHAACVPREMESLEMTPMGEYIWTVSTRMSTARQSCSQIIMLLVPGKEKMRFFLFIPFFLWAANCRAGDESFSLRSLVRLSDESACAPCLRWHRMAVRIGFQMAKWEELCPCAVPARSKFTLEPLNIVEGTRRGAVRRRNRVSSVLDRAGCL
- the LOC104582484 gene encoding uncharacterized protein LOC104582484 isoform X2 encodes the protein MTKLPITPCNYYRCCCIENLLPDGRSRQTAHSIHTTIAALDQPRRWSHTSRMSYLCLWHHNCTHAACVPREMESLEMTPMGEYIWTVSTRMKPVTSRSRFAAWSGFRTRARVRRACVGIEWPCALDSRWPSGRSCARVPYRRGVNLLLNHSTSWKEHGEVPSGEGTE